In a genomic window of Variovorax paradoxus:
- a CDS encoding sensor histidine kinase has translation MRQGNNDGERAGRGIAAFWRALPLIVLLLCCARSPAAAAAPPDDQPIHITEAELQSVNGTGFTAPPLLSVDAELPRDGWKPVGLPYTADRELVPTASSGMRTVTDWYRLDLGRLPPSTQPRLLYLPRWKTLGHIAVYGDGVLIYQSHGSPIHNGYNHPLLLPLNLAAQAPTPASVLIRVDRLRSSGSGLSTVRVGHEDDLSWRYQARQLLQVQLPFMGSAAFLAVGAFAFAVWLGKRREPLYLLFFAISAAAFMRMLHYYVGGSYIPMSDEWFEWMTVASLLWLILFVHLFLERLHRQPSPWLTRLSVGLVLACNLATLPQVSRSIVSLYLFTPLLNLAVLPVAVLIFSVNLRKAYRVQLPEGRLVAAWTMIAVAFTGYDALLQNNLVGPESVYTSPYAIIGLFFVFSYIMFLRYTGAFAEVARLNKGLAHRLREREDELKQSYERLRVVENEQMLNAERRRLMQDMHDGLGSSLIGAIRSVEQGSMSDACIADMLKACMDDLKLAIDSIEIVDPDLLLLLATLRFRLAPRIEGAGIALRWEVRPVPHLPWLDPGSALHILRIMQESIANVMRHTRATTLRVSTAATDDLVCVTIEDNGAGFDVAEALQHGGRGLRNQQQRARAIGGTVGWQSGSEGTRFTLWLPIERETVPATA, from the coding sequence ATGAGACAGGGCAACAACGACGGCGAGCGAGCCGGTCGGGGAATCGCGGCCTTCTGGCGCGCGCTGCCGCTGATCGTGCTGCTGCTGTGCTGCGCGCGCTCCCCCGCCGCCGCAGCGGCGCCGCCGGACGACCAGCCCATCCACATCACCGAGGCCGAGCTGCAGTCGGTCAATGGCACCGGCTTCACGGCCCCGCCGCTGCTGTCCGTCGATGCCGAACTGCCGCGCGACGGCTGGAAGCCGGTCGGCCTGCCCTACACCGCCGACCGCGAGCTCGTGCCCACTGCTTCCAGTGGCATGCGCACCGTCACCGACTGGTACCGCCTCGACCTCGGCCGCCTGCCGCCTTCGACGCAGCCGCGCCTGCTCTATCTGCCGCGCTGGAAGACGCTGGGCCACATCGCCGTGTATGGCGACGGCGTGCTCATCTACCAGTCGCACGGCAGCCCGATCCACAACGGCTACAACCATCCGCTGCTGCTGCCGCTCAACCTCGCGGCGCAGGCACCCACGCCCGCGTCGGTGCTGATCCGCGTCGACCGGCTGCGAAGCAGCGGCAGCGGCCTGTCGACCGTGCGCGTGGGCCACGAGGACGACCTGTCCTGGCGCTACCAGGCGCGCCAGTTGCTGCAGGTGCAGCTGCCGTTCATGGGCAGCGCCGCCTTCCTCGCGGTCGGCGCCTTCGCCTTCGCCGTGTGGCTCGGCAAGCGGCGCGAACCGCTGTACCTGCTGTTCTTCGCCATCTCGGCGGCGGCGTTCATGCGCATGCTGCACTACTACGTGGGCGGCAGCTACATCCCGATGTCCGACGAGTGGTTCGAATGGATGACCGTGGCGAGCCTGCTGTGGCTGATCCTGTTCGTCCACCTGTTTCTCGAGCGCCTGCACCGGCAGCCCTCGCCCTGGCTCACGCGGCTGTCGGTCGGCCTCGTGCTGGCCTGCAACCTCGCCACCCTGCCGCAGGTCTCGCGCTCGATCGTCAGCCTCTACCTGTTCACGCCACTGCTGAACCTCGCCGTGCTGCCCGTGGCCGTGCTGATCTTCTCGGTGAACCTGCGCAAGGCCTACCGCGTGCAGCTGCCCGAGGGCCGGCTGGTCGCGGCCTGGACCATGATCGCCGTCGCGTTCACCGGCTACGACGCCCTGCTGCAGAACAACCTCGTGGGCCCCGAGAGCGTTTATACCTCGCCCTACGCCATCATCGGCCTGTTCTTTGTCTTCTCGTACATCATGTTCCTGCGCTACACCGGCGCCTTCGCCGAGGTGGCGCGGCTCAACAAGGGCCTGGCGCACCGGCTGCGCGAGCGCGAGGACGAGCTCAAGCAGAGCTACGAGCGGCTGCGCGTGGTGGAGAACGAGCAGATGCTCAACGCCGAGCGCCGCCGCCTCATGCAGGACATGCACGACGGCCTCGGCTCCTCGCTGATCGGCGCCATCCGCTCGGTGGAGCAAGGCAGCATGAGCGACGCCTGCATCGCCGACATGCTCAAGGCCTGCATGGACGACCTCAAGCTCGCCATCGATTCCATCGAGATCGTCGACCCCGACCTGCTGCTGCTGCTCGCGACGCTGCGCTTCAGGCTCGCGCCGCGCATCGAGGGCGCCGGCATCGCGCTGCGCTGGGAGGTGCGGCCCGTGCCGCACCTGCCCTGGCTCGACCCGGGCAGCGCACTGCACATCCTGCGCATCATGCAGGAGTCCATCGCCAACGTGATGCGCCACACGCGCGCCACCACCCTGCGCGTGAGCACCGCGGCCACCGACGATCTGGTGTGCGTGACCATCGAGGACAACGGCGCGGGCTTCGACGTGGCCGAGGCGCTGCAGCATGGCGGGCGCGGGCTGCGCAATCAGCAGCAGCGCGCACGCGCGATCGGCGGAACGGTGGGATGGCAGTCGGGCAGCGAGGGCACGCGCTTCACGCTGTGGCTGCCGATCGAACGCGAGACCGTGCCCGCCACGGCCTGA